From Rudanella lutea DSM 19387, a single genomic window includes:
- a CDS encoding Gfo/Idh/MocA family protein, which yields MPTSYPNRRQFMQRAALGSVVLSLSEPTSFFSSSVAPGKRVGIIGLDTSHSTAFVKVLNAPTPDPAYLGYQVVAAYPYGSRDIESSTKRIPGYTEEVKKAGVEIVDSIEALLRKVDVVMLETNDGRLHREQALHVLKAGKRLFIDKPIAASLPDVLAIFGAARQYKIPIFSASSLRHIKGIEAVDKSKVVGADTFSPAVLEKTHPDLFWYGIHGVETLYTVMGTGCRQVVRIHNEGTDIVVGTWADGRVGTFRGTRTGKHDYGGTVFTQTGNLTLGPYGGYDPLLKDIVRYFDTGEVPVTPEETIEIFAFMEAADESKRRGGAPVTLESVLAKAK from the coding sequence ATGCCTACTTCTTATCCAAACCGACGACAGTTTATGCAGCGGGCTGCCCTGGGCAGTGTGGTGCTGAGCCTGTCTGAACCCACTTCTTTTTTTTCCTCGTCCGTTGCCCCCGGCAAGCGGGTCGGTATTATTGGTCTCGATACGTCGCACAGCACCGCTTTTGTGAAAGTACTTAACGCCCCCACGCCCGACCCGGCTTATCTGGGGTATCAGGTGGTGGCGGCTTACCCGTACGGTAGCCGCGACATCGAAAGCAGTACCAAGCGGATTCCGGGCTATACCGAGGAGGTCAAAAAAGCGGGTGTGGAGATTGTGGATTCGATTGAGGCCCTGCTCAGGAAGGTCGATGTCGTAATGCTCGAAACCAACGATGGCCGTCTGCACCGCGAGCAGGCCCTGCACGTGCTGAAGGCGGGCAAACGATTGTTTATCGATAAGCCTATTGCGGCTTCGCTGCCCGACGTACTCGCTATTTTCGGGGCGGCCCGGCAGTACAAAATCCCCATTTTTTCGGCCTCGTCGCTCCGCCATATTAAAGGAATCGAGGCTGTCGATAAGTCGAAGGTGGTGGGGGCCGATACGTTCAGCCCGGCTGTTCTCGAAAAAACGCACCCCGACCTGTTCTGGTACGGCATTCACGGGGTTGAAACGTTGTACACTGTCATGGGCACCGGTTGCCGGCAGGTGGTGCGGATTCATAACGAAGGTACCGACATTGTGGTGGGTACCTGGGCCGACGGCCGCGTGGGTACGTTTAGGGGTACGCGCACGGGCAAGCACGATTACGGCGGTACGGTGTTTACCCAAACCGGCAACCTCACGCTGGGCCCCTACGGCGGCTACGACCCTCTGCTGAAAGATATTGTTCGCTATTTCGATACGGGTGAGGTACCCGTAACCCCCGAAGAAACCATTGAGATTTTTGCCTTCATGGAGGCCGCCGACGAAAGCAAGCGCCGGGGGGGCGCACCCGTTACGCTCGAAAGCGTACTGGCCAAGGCAAAATAA
- a CDS encoding GntR family transcriptional regulator: protein MKIDSLANKVYLELRRKILSNQLVSGTRLKEDIWAKKLDVNRMAVREALTRLLGEQLIEFGEKGGYFVKTLTAADVREIRELREILELGAIRLAIQKIDAEGIKQLEQICNDFTAMVERGYFGGACEADVKFHETLIAIAANDKLKNIYELSNIPLFHQKLGKTQIHMDDYEQTDQEHRQIVQALRERDLKMAEEALSKHLIRGEVSALELE from the coding sequence ATGAAAATCGATTCGCTCGCCAATAAGGTCTATCTGGAGCTCCGGCGTAAGATACTTTCTAACCAGTTGGTATCGGGAACCCGGTTAAAAGAAGATATCTGGGCCAAAAAGCTCGACGTAAATCGGATGGCGGTCCGCGAAGCCCTGACCCGTCTGCTGGGGGAACAACTGATTGAGTTTGGCGAAAAAGGCGGCTACTTCGTAAAAACGCTCACAGCCGCCGATGTGCGTGAGATTCGGGAGCTACGCGAAATCCTGGAACTGGGGGCTATTCGGCTGGCTATTCAGAAGATTGACGCCGAGGGGATTAAGCAACTCGAACAAATCTGCAATGACTTCACGGCAATGGTCGAACGGGGCTACTTTGGCGGTGCCTGCGAAGCAGACGTGAAATTCCACGAAACGCTCATCGCCATTGCTGCCAACGATAAACTGAAGAATATATACGAGTTGAGTAACATTCCGCTGTTTCATCAGAAGCTGGGCAAGACCCAAATTCACATGGACGATTACGAACAGACGGATCAGGAACACCGACAAATTGTACAGGCATTACGCGAGCGCGATCTTAAAATGGCCGAGGAGGCTCTCTCCAAACACCTGATCCGGGGCGAAGTATCGGCCCTGGAGCTCGAATAA
- a CDS encoding SusC/RagA family TonB-linked outer membrane protein, which yields MVYTLLFRKARVYLLLACLLTSFVVHAQTQLKGKVTGTDDQKPIAGATILLKGTTNSGTVTDAEGGFTLNVPANAVVVVSYIGYLTQEITVGNQTFLDVALAPTTTSLSEVVVTGYNTERKKDIIGSVSIVDMKALKSVPAGSAVQALQGQAAGVNVISSGAPGSPANIFIRGISSFGNTQPLVLIDGIQGELNDVSADDIESVQVLKDAGAAAIYGVRGSNGVLVVTTKKGKSGQPTLSYDAYYGTQIPQQGNVWNLLNSTDFARLTKIAYPNTGLFQNGLPDFMYRGRSATGVGNAGNPAVDPARYNFDANNPANNYLIQAVNKTGTDWFHEVFKPAPITNHNLTASGGTDKSNYLVSLGYFNQQGTLLNTYLKRYSARVNTQFKVRKNIRVGENLYVFYKQNPGFDNLSTGNPIAWTYRAMPIIPVYDIRGNYGGTFAGPELGSSSNPVAVQNNTLNNKSNTWNVVGNVFAEVDFLKYFTARTSLGGFIDNQYYTNFTFTPYNNSEGNTNPNSFAESALYNSNTMWTNTLSFAKTLGQHSVKVIAGSEAIRNYGRFLTGSSSGLFSTNFDYLSLTNGTTNITNGSSAYNNTLFSLFSRLDYAYADKYLVGVTVRRDGSSRFGANKRYGVFPSVSLGWRVKGEKFMEDVTWIDDLKLRGSYGVLGSQNNVSPQNAFTLFGGTFFNAYYDISGAGRLTQGFAQTSIGNPNTGWEENIVQNIGLDATFLNNRLDLSLEYYKKSINGLLFSEPLPATAGGATPPTVNIGDIQNKGFDANLTYRGSVGTDLRYSIGANITTYQNTVVNIPGPGYFDAANTQNLGNVIRNQEGQPVSSYFGYKVLGLFKNESEVTSAPTQSGAAPGRFRYADINGDNKIDANDRTFLGSPNPAFTYGLNLGLTYRNFDFSSVLYGSQGNEIYNTVKSFTHFFSTYVGGKSNDLLNAWSPENPNSTIPKIESTGSFSSSGVSNSFYVENGSFLKLRSLVIGYTISPAQLRKIGLNKLRVYAQGANLFTLTKYTGLDPEISGLSSAFGVDYANYPGNQKNFIFGLNLSF from the coding sequence ATGGTCTACACTCTCCTGTTCCGCAAAGCCAGGGTTTACCTTTTGCTGGCCTGTTTACTGACCTCCTTCGTGGTGCATGCCCAAACCCAGCTGAAGGGTAAGGTCACCGGCACCGACGACCAGAAGCCCATTGCCGGGGCAACCATTCTCCTCAAAGGCACCACCAACAGCGGCACCGTAACCGACGCCGAGGGGGGCTTTACACTCAACGTACCAGCCAATGCCGTAGTGGTGGTTTCGTATATCGGGTATCTCACCCAGGAGATTACGGTTGGCAACCAGACCTTTCTCGACGTGGCCCTCGCCCCAACAACGACCTCACTAAGCGAGGTGGTGGTGACAGGCTACAACACCGAGCGCAAAAAAGACATCATCGGCTCGGTGTCGATTGTCGACATGAAGGCGCTCAAGTCGGTACCGGCGGGGTCGGCGGTGCAGGCGCTGCAAGGGCAGGCTGCCGGGGTCAACGTGATCAGTTCGGGGGCGCCGGGTAGCCCGGCCAACATTTTTATCCGGGGGATCAGCTCTTTTGGCAACACCCAGCCACTCGTACTTATCGACGGGATTCAGGGCGAACTAAACGATGTGAGTGCCGACGATATTGAGTCGGTTCAGGTACTGAAAGATGCCGGGGCGGCCGCTATCTACGGGGTTCGGGGCTCCAACGGGGTACTCGTTGTAACCACCAAAAAAGGGAAGTCGGGCCAGCCTACGCTCTCGTACGATGCCTACTACGGCACCCAGATTCCGCAACAGGGCAACGTCTGGAACCTGCTCAACTCAACGGATTTTGCCCGGCTCACCAAAATTGCATACCCCAATACGGGCCTGTTTCAGAACGGCCTGCCCGATTTTATGTACCGTGGGCGTAGTGCTACAGGCGTCGGCAACGCGGGTAATCCGGCGGTTGACCCTGCGCGCTACAATTTCGACGCCAACAACCCGGCCAACAACTACCTGATTCAGGCCGTCAACAAAACCGGCACCGACTGGTTCCACGAAGTGTTCAAACCCGCCCCCATCACCAACCACAATCTGACCGCCAGCGGGGGCACCGACAAATCGAACTACCTGGTCTCGCTGGGCTATTTCAACCAGCAGGGCACGCTCCTGAACACCTACCTCAAACGCTACTCGGCGCGGGTCAACACCCAGTTTAAGGTGCGCAAAAACATCCGGGTGGGCGAAAACCTGTACGTGTTCTACAAGCAGAACCCCGGCTTTGACAACCTCAGCACAGGCAACCCCATTGCCTGGACCTACCGCGCCATGCCCATTATTCCGGTGTACGACATCCGGGGCAACTACGGCGGTACGTTTGCCGGGCCGGAGCTGGGTAGCTCATCGAACCCGGTGGCCGTGCAGAACAACACGCTCAACAACAAGTCGAACACCTGGAACGTGGTGGGCAATGTATTTGCCGAAGTCGATTTCCTGAAGTACTTCACGGCCCGCACCAGCCTTGGCGGATTCATTGACAATCAGTATTATACCAACTTCACCTTCACGCCGTACAACAACTCGGAAGGCAACACTAATCCCAACTCGTTTGCCGAGTCGGCCCTGTACAACAGCAACACGATGTGGACCAACACCCTCTCGTTTGCCAAAACACTGGGGCAGCATTCGGTAAAAGTGATTGCCGGTTCGGAGGCCATTCGCAACTACGGCCGGTTCCTGACGGGCTCGTCGAGTGGGCTGTTTTCCACCAATTTCGACTACCTGAGCCTCACCAACGGCACTACCAACATCACCAACGGCAGCAGCGCATACAACAACACCCTGTTTTCGTTGTTTAGCCGACTCGACTACGCCTACGCCGACAAATACCTCGTGGGGGTTACCGTCCGGCGCGATGGTTCGTCGCGGTTCGGGGCCAACAAGCGGTACGGGGTGTTCCCGTCGGTATCGCTCGGCTGGCGCGTAAAAGGCGAGAAGTTCATGGAAGACGTGACGTGGATCGACGACCTCAAACTGCGGGGTAGCTACGGGGTGCTGGGGTCGCAAAACAACGTGAGCCCACAAAATGCCTTCACGCTCTTCGGCGGCACGTTCTTCAACGCCTATTACGACATCAGCGGGGCCGGGCGGCTCACGCAGGGCTTCGCCCAAACGAGCATTGGCAACCCCAACACGGGTTGGGAAGAAAACATTGTGCAGAACATCGGTCTGGACGCTACGTTTCTCAACAACCGGCTCGACCTCTCGCTCGAATACTACAAAAAGTCGATCAATGGGCTGCTCTTCAGCGAACCGCTGCCCGCTACGGCCGGTGGCGCAACGCCCCCAACGGTCAACATCGGTGATATTCAGAACAAAGGTTTCGATGCCAACCTGACGTATAGAGGCTCCGTTGGCACCGACCTGCGCTACAGCATCGGGGCCAACATTACCACCTACCAGAACACGGTGGTGAATATTCCGGGGCCAGGCTATTTCGACGCGGCCAATACCCAAAACCTGGGCAACGTGATTCGGAATCAGGAAGGGCAACCTGTCAGCTCGTACTTCGGGTACAAGGTGCTGGGTCTGTTCAAGAATGAGTCGGAGGTAACCTCAGCCCCCACGCAGAGCGGGGCCGCACCGGGCCGGTTCCGGTACGCCGACATCAACGGCGACAACAAAATCGACGCCAACGACCGTACCTTCCTCGGCAGCCCCAACCCGGCCTTTACCTACGGCCTGAATCTGGGCCTGACGTACCGCAACTTCGATTTTTCGAGTGTGCTGTACGGCTCGCAGGGCAACGAGATTTACAACACCGTGAAGTCGTTTACGCACTTCTTCAGCACCTACGTGGGCGGCAAGAGCAATGATCTGCTCAACGCCTGGTCGCCTGAAAACCCCAACAGCACGATTCCCAAAATTGAATCGACCGGTTCGTTTAGTTCATCGGGCGTTTCTAACTCCTTCTATGTCGAGAACGGGTCGTTCCTGAAACTGCGGTCGCTGGTGATTGGCTACACTATCAGCCCGGCGCAACTCCGCAAAATCGGCCTGAACAAACTGCGGGTTTACGCGCAGGGAGCCAACCTGTTCACGCTGACAAAATACACCGGTCTCGACCCCGAAATCAGCGGTTTAAGCTCAGCCTTTGGCGTCGATTACGCCAACTATCCGGGCAATCAGAAAAATTTCATCTTCGGTTTGAACCTGTCTTTCTAA
- a CDS encoding RagB/SusD family nutrient uptake outer membrane protein, whose product MKKAKALLSAASLAFLLVTTNGCNKDYLEIGPLGTTGEATLANKAGVNGLLTGAYSLLDGWGVPNTTYYFVGVSNWIFGGVTSDDAHTGTQASALPPMESVESYNYDPSLAPFNNKWVVLYAGVQRANDVLRVLAKVNDPSLSADEAKQLKAEATFLRAVYHFEAAKMWENIPYLDENVSYSNGNFNVPNTTSAWPKIEADFKFAADNLTATKTEVGRANSWAAKAFLAKVYMFQDKYAEAKPVLEDIIANGVTAAGQKYALVNYADNFNPSKKNGPESVFAVQMSISENFQNGNYGDALNFPMGGPATCCGAYQPSFSLVNSYKTDPNTGLPLIDTFNDSNVKNDQNIESSTPFTPHEGTLDARLDWTVGRRGIPYLDWGNHPGKAWIRVQSVAGPYSPIKTVYYQAQAATTSAFSRWTSNNYTMIRFADVLLWAAEVEVEIGSLAKAQEYVNRVRARAANPAGWVKKYINPANPLQGFTNEPAANYKVGLYTNEFTAKGKDFAREAVRFERKLELAMEGHRFFDLRRWDNGTGYMANVLNAYVKHETSIPGYDFTYMKGATFKKGKTELYPIPQAQIDLSVVNGTPTLKQNPGY is encoded by the coding sequence ATGAAAAAAGCGAAAGCCTTACTCTCCGCAGCAAGCCTGGCCTTTTTGCTCGTCACGACCAACGGCTGTAACAAAGACTATCTGGAAATTGGGCCGCTGGGTACCACCGGTGAGGCCACTCTGGCCAACAAAGCCGGGGTCAATGGTCTGCTCACGGGGGCATACTCCCTGCTCGACGGCTGGGGTGTGCCCAATACAACCTACTACTTTGTGGGGGTGAGCAACTGGATTTTCGGGGGCGTCACCTCCGACGACGCCCATACGGGCACGCAGGCATCGGCCCTGCCGCCGATGGAATCCGTCGAAAGCTACAACTATGATCCCTCGCTGGCCCCCTTCAACAACAAATGGGTGGTGCTGTACGCCGGGGTGCAACGCGCCAACGACGTGCTGCGGGTACTGGCTAAGGTAAACGACCCCTCGCTCTCGGCCGACGAAGCAAAACAGCTTAAAGCCGAGGCTACATTTCTGCGGGCGGTGTACCACTTCGAAGCCGCCAAGATGTGGGAAAACATCCCCTATCTGGACGAGAACGTGAGCTACTCAAACGGCAACTTCAACGTACCCAACACGACCTCCGCCTGGCCCAAAATTGAAGCTGACTTCAAGTTTGCTGCCGACAACCTCACGGCCACCAAAACCGAGGTAGGCCGGGCCAACAGCTGGGCAGCCAAGGCGTTTCTGGCGAAGGTGTATATGTTTCAGGACAAATACGCGGAGGCCAAACCGGTGCTCGAAGACATCATTGCCAACGGCGTAACGGCCGCCGGGCAGAAGTACGCGCTGGTAAACTACGCCGACAACTTCAACCCCTCCAAGAAAAACGGCCCTGAGTCGGTATTTGCCGTGCAGATGTCTATTTCGGAGAACTTCCAGAACGGCAACTATGGCGATGCGCTTAATTTCCCGATGGGTGGCCCGGCTACCTGCTGCGGAGCGTATCAGCCGTCGTTCAGCCTCGTTAATTCGTACAAAACCGACCCGAACACCGGCCTGCCACTCATCGATACGTTCAACGATTCGAACGTAAAAAACGACCAGAACATTGAAAGCAGCACGCCGTTTACGCCCCACGAAGGTACGCTCGATGCCCGGCTCGACTGGACGGTGGGCCGCCGGGGTATCCCCTACCTCGACTGGGGCAACCACCCCGGCAAAGCCTGGATTCGGGTACAGTCGGTAGCGGGGCCGTACAGCCCGATCAAAACGGTTTATTATCAGGCTCAGGCCGCTACGACCTCGGCTTTCTCGCGCTGGACATCCAACAATTACACCATGATCCGCTTTGCCGACGTGCTGCTCTGGGCCGCCGAGGTGGAAGTGGAAATCGGGAGTCTGGCCAAGGCGCAGGAATACGTAAACCGGGTGCGGGCGCGGGCTGCCAATCCGGCGGGCTGGGTGAAAAAGTACATCAACCCGGCCAACCCGTTGCAAGGTTTCACCAACGAACCGGCGGCCAACTACAAAGTGGGTCTGTACACCAACGAGTTCACGGCCAAAGGCAAGGATTTTGCCCGCGAGGCCGTCCGGTTTGAGCGCAAACTGGAGCTGGCTATGGAGGGGCACCGGTTCTTCGACCTGCGCCGGTGGGACAACGGTACGGGTTATATGGCCAACGTGCTCAACGCCTACGTAAAACACGAAACGTCGATTCCGGGCTACGACTTCACGTACATGAAAGGTGCCACCTTCAAGAAAGGTAAAACCGAACTCTACCCGATTCCGCAGGCCCAAATCGACCTGAGCGTGGTGAACGGTACGCCTACGTTGAAGCAGAATCCGGGGTATTGA
- a CDS encoding creatininase family protein — protein sequence MLFHAAPYPTLNQHRADKVVLLPLGAIEQHGPHLSVSTDTDIVTQLAQQAEAQLPDTVLLCPTLPVGSSHHHLAFGGTLSLRPELYTQVVVDLVSSLVEAGFERIVLLNGHGGNITPVRQALALLSHRFDRTNSPLIALATYWELGGKAFAGEAPMESPALSHACEYETSLMLHLFPEKVWMDRVERARRPAPNGYVGWEDDEPYRGVTVFKQTEFISSNGSSGEPQKGTADKGKHLFETALNALTEFLSAFSKWHTSEWVNK from the coding sequence ATGCTTTTTCACGCAGCCCCATATCCTACCCTTAACCAACATCGCGCCGACAAGGTGGTGCTGTTGCCGCTCGGCGCTATTGAGCAGCACGGCCCCCACCTGTCGGTGTCGACGGATACTGACATTGTAACCCAACTAGCCCAACAGGCCGAAGCCCAACTGCCCGATACGGTCCTGCTCTGCCCCACCCTGCCGGTTGGGTCGAGTCACCACCACCTGGCGTTTGGGGGCACCCTGAGTCTACGCCCGGAGCTGTACACGCAGGTCGTGGTTGATCTGGTCAGTTCGTTGGTCGAGGCCGGGTTCGAGCGTATCGTGCTGCTCAACGGGCATGGCGGCAACATCACCCCTGTTCGGCAGGCGCTGGCCCTGCTCAGCCACCGCTTCGACCGGACGAATAGCCCCCTTATTGCCCTGGCTACGTACTGGGAGTTGGGTGGCAAAGCGTTTGCGGGCGAGGCACCTATGGAAAGCCCAGCCCTGAGCCATGCCTGTGAGTACGAGACAAGCCTGATGCTCCACCTGTTCCCCGAAAAAGTCTGGATGGATCGGGTAGAACGCGCCCGACGACCCGCACCCAACGGCTATGTCGGCTGGGAAGACGACGAGCCGTACCGGGGGGTTACGGTGTTCAAACAGACCGAGTTTATTTCCAGCAACGGCAGCAGCGGAGAGCCCCAGAAAGGCACGGCCGACAAAGGCAAACACCTGTTCGAGACTGCCCTGAACGCCCTGACCGAGTTTCTGAGTGCCTTCTCCAAATGGCACACGAGTGAATGGGTGAATAAGTGA
- a CDS encoding RidA family protein → MQKIEIHHPDKQVDTGAYSAGVLVGDLLFVSGQGPLDLATGEVLHGTIEEETLLTLQNVQKIVEAAGGTVDDIVKCTVHLENIADFDRYNEAYKRFFPGIKPARTTVQSVLADGIKIEIDAIARIQSN, encoded by the coding sequence ATGCAAAAAATAGAAATTCATCACCCCGACAAACAGGTCGATACGGGCGCGTACTCGGCGGGTGTACTCGTTGGCGATTTACTGTTTGTGAGTGGTCAGGGGCCGCTCGATCTGGCTACGGGCGAGGTGCTGCACGGCACCATTGAAGAAGAAACCCTGCTGACCCTCCAAAACGTGCAGAAAATTGTAGAAGCCGCCGGAGGGACAGTAGACGATATTGTGAAATGCACCGTTCACCTCGAAAATATTGCCGATTTCGACCGGTACAACGAGGCATATAAGCGCTTCTTTCCGGGCATAAAACCCGCCCGCACCACAGTACAGTCGGTGCTGGCCGACGGCATCAAAATTGAAATTGACGCCATTGCGCGTATCCAATCCAACTAA